GCAATTCGTCAAGACCCGTGCCGAGGCCGCATTGTCCTGAAACACCGAGGCAAAGATCGTGCGCGCCCGGTGCGGATTGGCCGTCAAGAGCGCCTCAACCGCCGCCGAGGCCACCCCTGTATTCCAATAGGCCGGAGCCACCCAATAGGCGATTTCGGACTGTCCGTCATCCACCCGTTCAAGGCTGATGAGGCCCATCACCTCAGAGCCGCCCGCCTTGGTGCCGTCGATGGCCCAGATATCCTCGGACCGGTCCTCGGCCTGTGCCCGGGTGATCAACGCCTCCGTGGCTCCCGGTGGCAGGGGATGCGGGATGCTTCGGGTAAAGCGCGCCACGCGCTCATCCCCGGCATTCATCCCGATCAACCCCGCATCCGACACCCGCAAAGGGCGCAGATCGAACCGTTCCGCCGGCATCACCGGTTGGTTGACAATCGTTTCGTATTTCATGCGCCTGCTCCTCCGATCAGCGCCAAAGTCATGGCAAGAGATGGCCCCTCCCCGCCAAAGCACAACGGCACGCTCGCGCAATTGTGCAGTGTCGTCACCCCGCGAGCACGCTCCCCAGCCCGCAAAAGCGAAAAGGGACCGGCGGTCTCGCCGATCCCCTCTAGTCTAAAAACCCTAAGGACGGCTTATTCAGCGGCCTCCGCCACTGGCAGAACCGAAACAAAGGTGCGGCCCTTGAGGCCCTTGTGGAACTTCACAGCGCCTTCCGCGACGGCAAAGAGCGTGTGATCCTTGCCTTCGCCCACGTTCAGACCCGGCCAGAACTTGTTGCCGCGCTGACGCACGAGGATATTGCCGGAAATAACGGCTTCGCCACCGTATTTCTTGACGCCAAGGCGACGACCATCAGAGTCGCGCCCGTTACGGGATGAACCGCCTGCTTTTTTATGTGCCATTTGGTCTCTCCTTAGCCTTTAGCCAACTCTTTGGCCTGTTCGATCCAGCCTTCACGCTCGATCCGGCCCTTGAACGACAGTTTTTCGTCCATGGCAGCCACATCGGCTTCGGTCCATGCCGCCACTTGGGCAAAGGTGGTTACACCCGCTTCAAGCAGCTTCTTCTCAAGTGCGGGGCCAACGCCCGACAACAGCTTGAGATCATCGCCACCCGCTGCCGGCTTGGCGCTGGATTTCTTGGCGGGCTTCGCTTCGACCACAGTCGCAACCGAGCCGGAACCGACAGCCGCTTTGACGCCTGTTGCGTCTGCACCGCTCGCCAGAATCTCGGTGACACGCAGCAGCGTCAGCTTCTGACGATGGCCACGGGTGCGCTGCGAGCCGTGCTTACGGCGACGTTTGACAAAGTTGATAACCTTGTCACCCTTGATTTGATCAACGACCTCGGCCTGAACGGCCGCACCGACCACAAAGGGCGCACCGATCACGGGGGCATCGCCACCGAGCATCAGGATATCGTTGAACTGAACTTTTTCACCAGCATCAGCTGCAAGTTTCTCAACACGAAGAATGTCGCCCGACGACACCTTGTATTGCTTGCCACCGGTCTTGAGGACCGCAAACATGGGCTCTTCCTTTTCTCTCCGCGCTCTGTGGTCCCCGGATGAACCGGGCGTTTTCGGCCCTCAGGCCACCTCGAACTGCGCCCCTATCGGGGTGTATATCAAAGACAAACCCGGCAAGATCATCCCGCCGGGTTGCGCGCTGATGCCAAACTCCATCGTCAGAGTCAAGGCCCAGCCGGGCAAAACCACGCCAAATCCCTCATAAATCCTCGCCCTGCATCGTCAAAGCGGTGGCCAACCCAAGTTGATAGGACAACTCTTCATACATCGCATCAAAGGCCACGAACAGCGCATGATTCAACTGCTGGCCCTCGGCACTGCGGTAAAGGGCAATATAGGCCTCAAGCACCTCTTGCGGCAACGGCTGATAGGCCATGGTCAGATAGGCCTGCAACCAATCGCGGGTCTCCTCGCGCATCTCAGGCTCCTGCGCCCAGATTTCCGCCAGCATTTCCTGTTCGCTCAGATCAAGACCGCCGCCATCAGCCAGCCCTCGATAAAATCCAAGGTTGGCATTCAGTGCCCCCGCGACATTGCGCTCGATCAGATCACTATCCGCAATAAGGGTCGCCACATGGCGCACAATCGGCGCATCCGCCGCCGCCAACTCGGCATAGCGCGCCTCTGCCGCAGCCTCTGTGCCGTCATCCAACAGCGCCCGACGCCCGGCAATTTCCAAGGCGACAACCTCAGCACCCTGCCCTTCGAAAAACCCAAGCAAAGCGCCGGTGTCGGCGCCGTCCATCGCCTGTGCGAACCGGCTTTGCACCTGCGCCAGCATCCGATCCGCATCATAGACACGGCCCACCACCCGATCCCAACGGGCCCGCTCGACCGCGCTCAACATTTCGTCGCCCACATCGCCGCCATAGCGCAGCCCTTCGGCCCGCATGATCGCCACGGTTTCTTCAAAGTGTAGCGCGGCCATCAGCCGATCAACCTCGCCCGCACGCAGTGGCAGCGCCGCCAGCATCAGCGCCGCACAGGCAAACAGAACCGCCCGCACCCTCACAGCTCCTGCGCCGGGGTCAGCCCCCGCATCCGCGCCGCCAAAACCTCGAACCGGTTGGCCATGATCTCATATTGCACGGCATTCATAAGCTCATAAACCCGCGCCATGATCGGATGCTCGAGCGCCGCAACATAGGCGCGCAGATCCTCAATAGGCAGGCTCTGATAGGTATAGGCCGCACTGGCCAGCGCCGAGGCGCGCAGGCTCTCGCGCAATTCGTCTTCGTCCTCCGCCAAAAGCGCCCGCAGCATGGTTTCGTCGATCTCGCTTTCCAGCACGCCCGCGTAAGAGGCCGCAAGCAAGAACCGCACCTGAATTTCCTGCACCGCACGCACCCCGGTGCCCGCACTGTCCACCGCCGCATTCATCGCGCGCAGCACCTCGACACGCTCAGGCGGCATCGCGGCCAACAGCGCCTCGCCTTCAGCCCGCTTGACGTCGTCATCCTCATGCAGATGCGCGGCATTCTCGACCAAAACCAGACGCTGCCCCAAATCCGAGGCATAGAATTCGGCCGCATGGCCCAACATCTCGTCATCCATCGCCTCTTCGAGGATGCTCAATCCCATCTCACGCATCCGTGCGGTCTCAAACACCTCATCGGCCAGCGTGCTCCAGCCCTGCCCGAAATCACTGGCCGAAAGCCCCAGCATCGCCGGCGCGCCCGAGGCCGAGAGCGCGATACTGTCCAGCGCCACGCCAAAGCCCGTCACCTCCAGAAACGCCTCCAGCCGCGCCCGATCCGCCGCACGCAGAGGCCCTGCGATCAACGCCATCATCACCACCGCCAGAACCGTCAAAACGACGCCGCGCGCCGGTGACCGCAAGCGAACCTCGCTCATGACACGTCATCCTTTCCAGATCGCTTCGCTCAGACCTTAGCCCAACCTAGGCAAATTATCCCGCGAAACAATGCAAATCCCCCTTGCCCCCCCCGCCAAAGGCAAATAAACGCTTGCTCCACCAGACCCCCGCGGAGAGGTGCCGGAGTGGTCGAACGGGGCGGTCTCGAAAACCGTTGTGGGGGCAACCCCACCCAGGGTTCGAATCCCTGTCTCTCCGCCATACGCCCTTGATTTCATTGAATAAATTATCGAAGTCAAAGACGTATCCCACATAAAGCCCCACATTAAAAAAACGCTTAGCGCGCTGATTCTGTTTCGACCATGTGGCGCGTTTGATCCGTGTTTCCTGTAACAGATCAGGAAATCAGCCGCTCTATCTCTCGAGCCTCTCGCACCAGATCGTTAATCTCGCGCCGCGCCTCGATCCATTCCCGCGCCCGCATGCCGTGGCGATAGGATGGGTGATCAGCGCCCGCGCGATGCCCGCCGCCTGCACCATGAAAGCGACAGACGCGCCATCCCTTCACGGCTGGACCCTTGCAGGGTTGCCCGGTGCGCTTGGACGTGGCGGCGCATCGCGGGGCCGCATGCGCCCTGCACATGGGGTTGTCGCCATCATTCATCGCTGGCCCTCCCCCCGTGCTGCACGTTGCCCACGATAGCCTGTCCACCGTCCGACACGTTCATGTGTTGCACCACCACCGTTTGTTTGCCGCCGGTGCGATGTTTGCGCAGCGCCTCGACCTGCGCCGCAAATGTGCGGGCCAGCTTGTTAAAGCCGGTATAGTGCGCCTGCACTTGCGGGATTTTCTCGGTATGGGCCAGCCATCGCGCGGAACGGATCGTGGCAACATGGGTTGCGGCCATCTGCACGGCCAGCATGCGCTCGACCGCATCACGCGGGGCAAGGTCGCGGATGATGGATAGCATGAATATCCGTTCATCATGGCCGGGGTGATCGTCGCTGGCCTCATCCGCTTTCAATGCCTTGAGACATTGGCCCAAGAGCGCCTCGGCCTGTTTCGGGTCAGGGGTTCCGAAAATCCGGCAAAAGGCGTTCTCCAGCGTTACCTCGACCTTGTGCCCCGTGCTGGCCGATCCGCTTAGCTTCACGCCCAGATCATTGGCCTCGGCCTGCGCAATCTCTGCCATGCTGTTCGCCTCTCTCAAACCCCGCGCCTGCGCCATGTGCTAAGCTGCAAACCCTCGTTTGCAAATATAGCATGGGCAAGCCGCGTTGTCAGGTTTGATCAAGTGGCATACCCAAACGCTCCTTTATCAAATCCCAATTGCCTTCAAAGTTGGCAAGCTGGTCTATGCTAATTGACGCATGTTTGGATTCTTTGTTCCTCGGGCGCTCGCCATCATTTTTATCAAGATAATTCTTGTAACCGTCGAAAATGATTTCCTGCAATTGCAGTTGGGTCAGAATGTAAAACTTTACGCCTGCCAGATTATCGCCAAGTTGCACATAGACAAAAATCAAATCGGGATTACCAAGCGCAGGCTTGGGCGTCACAGTCTGTTTCGGAAAATCTAATTCAATATCGAGTAGGTCTTCCGCTTTGACATGCGTTGAAGTCCCAGACATTGTCTTAACCTGCAACAAAAGAGTTTTGCCATCACAGGTCGCTACTATATCCGCCTCAGGCAAATTTCCCGAAAATGACGTTGCGACAATGCCGTTTCGGCCAAGTTCCGCAACGACCAGACTTTCACCCATCTGCGCCACTCGATAACGCTTGTAGTCTTTTACCATGATTGCCTCTCGCAAATTAAAGTTGTTTTAGATCGTTAGTTTAGCTCACATCGCAAACCGCCCGCCTTCGGTCAGGCGCGCTTGGCCCAAGGCGGTCAGGCTTTCCAAGAGCGGTTGCACTGTGCCTGCGCGGCCCCGTTTGAATTGGCGGGCCACCTGTTCGGGGGTTGCCTCGCCCAGATCGGACAGGACGGCGCGCACCGCCGCGATTTGTTCGGGCAGGGATTTGGGCCATGGGTCTTTGGCGTCGGTATCCTTGGGGCCAAGGTCCATGGCCCCCTGTTCGCCCTTGGCCTGCGCCACGGTGCCTTGGGGGTTCTGATACTCGGGCCGCAAATAGCGGATATGCCCGCGCGCTTCCTCGGCTGCGCGCTCGCGGTTCAAATCCACCAGCCGGTGCAGAATGTCATCCTCGGACAGGTCAGCGGGCCAGCCATAGGCCTCGACCACCGCCGCATCTATCTGATCATGCAGGTCGCGCAGAATGCCGATCAGCCCTTGGTCGTAGATTTCGCGGTCCTTGCCCTCGATCCGTTCCCCGGCGCGCAGCTTTTCCAGCACGTTATACATGCCCGTGAGGGTCAGCTTGGGATGGGCCTTTTGTTGCGCCTTGCGGTGCGCGTCGAGCTGTTCGCCAAGGCTGCGCAGACGGGCTTTCTGGGCCTCAGTCGGGTCAGGGAAAGGGAAGGGATCAAAGCACAACGATTTATTATAGCGCGGTCGATCTTCCAGTGTCCCGCCCGCCTTGAGTGCCCATGTCACATGCAACCGCGACGACAGAACCGCAAGCGCGGCGGCGTCATCAAGACCAATCGCGATCAGCATATTGTCGGGCAGGGTCGCTCCATTTAGAAACTGGCAGAGCCGGTGTTTTGTGGTTTCAACCGTAGCAATGAAGCGCGGTAAGTTCGCCAACGCTGGCCGCAAATCCTTGCGCGGTTCGCCGTGAATCCACCAGTTCCGCTTGTATCCCTCGCGATTGTTCTGGTCGCGTTCGGGTTTCACCTTGTCCAGAACGTGCTGATACACCGCCGGGAAACGGCTTCGCACTTCGGCCTCAGACAGTCCGAACAGATCAATCACCATAACGCCGCGCGGCGTCGCGGTCAGGTCGCGCCCATTTCGATACTCGCGAATATGGTTTTCCAGCCCCGGCACGGTGCCCAAGCCCAAGGCGCGCGCCTCTGCCGGGGTCACGATAAAGCCTGCACCGTGTAGCTTCACGCCGGGGGATGAAATGCCATCATTCGCCTTCAACGGCACAGCCCCCGCAACATCGGCCCCGATCCGCAGATTGGCGAAAATCTTGCCTTTCTGAATATCAAAACGCACGGGCCGCCCCTCGGCCTCGGATGCCCCCTTGCGTTCCTCGATCACGGTCAAAAGCCGCCCCGTGGCGCGGCCCCGTTCCGCCACCGTCATGGCAATGCGCACCGCCGCCCCGTCGCCCGCATCCACCCAAGGGTGATCGGGAATGGCAAAGGTCAGCGACAGCGGGGTTTTCGGGTCTGCCAAATGCGGTTCCAGCACCTTGCGGTTAAAGGTCTGGCGCAGCGAATTGGTGGTGATCAGGCCAAAACGCCGGGTGCCTTTCGCACGCGCCTTATCCGTGCCGGGTTTCCATCCGCGCGCCGCCAAGGCCGCCTTTTCCCACCAGAACATGACGAAATCCGCACTTTGCGGCATTTTGGGATAGGCCTTCCACAGCGCCTCGGCATAGCCATCGCCCAGCGCATCCCGCATCCGGCTGGCCCCGATAAATGGCGGGTTACCCACGATGAAATCCGCCTCGGGCCATTTGGCAGGCTGGGGTTTGAGATAATCCAGCACCGCCACCCGCGCGCCCGCCTCGGGCACCTGTTCGCCAGTCACGGGATGGGTGGTAAAGGTCTGCCCATCCCACCGCGTCACAGGTGCGCCTGCATCATCCAGCCGCGCCTTGGTGCCCTGATAAGTCAGCACCGCGTCGCGGTTCTCGATATTGCGGAAATCGCGCAAGACAGGCTCCGATGGGCTGGCCCTGCCGTGGGTGCGGAAATGCCATTGCAGATAGCCGATCCACAGCACCAATTCGGCCACCGCCGCCGCCCAAGGGTTTAGCTCGATGCCTAGAAACTGGTGCGGGTCTACTGTGTGCCCCTCCAGCGACAGCGCCGCCTGCTCCTCGCCCAATTCTGCCAAGAGGGCCGTCACCTCGCCCTCCAGTCGTTTCATCAACTCCAACGCGACATAAAGGAAATTGCCCGATCCGCAGGCCGGGTCCAAAACCCGGATTTCACAGAGTTGCGCATGGAAGGCGCGCACCGCGTCGCGGGCCTCATCCTCGCGCCCCTGCGCGGCAAGGGTCAGGGCTGCGGCCTGCACATTGCGCCAATCGGCGCGCAACGGGTCTATGATTGTGGGCACCACCAGCCGCTCCACATAGGCACGCGGGGTGTAATGCGCGCCTAGCTTGTGCCGTTGCCGTTTGTCCAAAGCGCGCTCTAGCAGGGTGCCGAAAATGGCGGGTTCCACCTCTCGCCAATCCTTTTGCGCGGCGTCGATCAAGAGCGACAGTTGCACCTCTGACAAGGGCAGAGCCTCGGCATTCTTGAACAGGCCGCCGTTGAATTTCTTGAGGTCTGTCATCAAGGCTTGGGAAAAGCCGCCTGTGTTCATGGTTTCCCATAGTGCCTTGAGGGCCGGGGCCGCATGTTCCGGGTGCCCGCGCAGGCGCTTTAACAGGTCCGAAAAACTGTCATGCGGGATCAGGTCCACATCCTCGGCAAACATGGTGAACAGGCACCGCATGAGAAACCGGGCCACCGCCTCGGGTTCATGTCCTTGCCCTTCAAAGGATCGGCCCAAAGCCGCCAGACGATCCGCAACCTCTCGGGTGACTTGGGCCGCGATTTTAGAGGGGTCCAGGGTATGCGGGTCTGTCCAGATCAGGCGCAAGCGTTCCCGCGTTTTCGGGTCGCGCAGATCATCCATGGTTATGCGGTAACGGTTGCCATCAGGGTATTGCGTATACCCCTGCCCCTGCCCTGAGAAATCCGCATAGATTTCGATCACGTGCCCAACGTCCACCACCATCAGAAATGGCGGCCATCCGTCATGGCGTGACACCGCGCGCGCGTATCCATCGGCCTGATTACGCGCCCGCAACATTGTGTCATCCCAGCGCCGCGTGCCGCGCGTGCCATGGCCCTTGCGGGTTGCGCTGGGCTGGTCAGGCAAGAGCGTAAGTTGGGTGTCATCTTCTGGCGTCGTGACCCCTACCCCTTGCTTGGCTTCCATGACGAAATGCCCCGCGCGGTATAGGTCGATAAAGCCCCGCGTTTGGCTGCCCGTGTGAATAAAAGTTACGGGCCGCTCAAATCGGTATCCATCGGTTGCCGGGTCATCCGTTGCCGGGGCAGGCTTGGGAAGGTCCAGCACATCGCAAAGCTCATTCGCAAATGTCTGGAAATTCGCCCGCTCGCTTCCCCCTGAGCCTTTCCAGCGCTTAATGAAATCCTCGATATTCAAACTGTTCGCCCCGCAGAAAACACCTGCACCATAGAACAGGCTCCCCGGCACAATCGCAAGACGTATCGCGCCGGGAATTGTTGAACGGAAATCCGTCGCCATAAGTAAGTTAAGCCCCTCTCCCCCCTTTCCCCGCCCTGTCTATTTCTCGGATCGTGCGATTTTTCCGATTTCGGGCAGATCGACCAATGGCATAGCAAGCGCGAAAGTCTGCAATTTCGCCCCCGCCCTGTGCTTGCTCATCAACTGCAATAGGCCAAGACGTTGCAGCAACCGCCGCGCGGTCATAAACCTTTCACGTGACAGCGACGTGTGCCCCGCCTCTTTCATGGCTCTATGGCTCAGGGGAAAGGCTTTGCCGGGGGTGTGCCCGTGCAGATCGACAAGGCGAGTGTAGAGGGCCAACGCATCCTCTTGGCCGGTGATGCCCCGCAATAGGTCGAGCGCTTGCCTGTGAACGCGAAACTCACTCATCCGGCAATGGAAAATCCGGTTCTCAAGCCTGCGCCTCCATGCCCAACTCGCAATCTCCGAAAGCTCACTATCAGGCATGCTCTCGGGATTTTCGCACAAGCCATCGCGCAACCGGCGCAGGTCGGTCTTGAGTTCCTCGACACTGGCGACATGAGCAACCATTTTCAAAGCAAATTTCACCAGTTCCTCATGCCGCACGCCTTTAAGTATGGGCGCAGAGGGCGACACAGGGGCCACAAGCGCGCCTGTCTGGGTTTTGAGCGCTGGCAGAGCATCAATCCCCAAAACCCCCTTCAAAGGCCAGTATAGGCCGCCATCCGGGCGCACGGAATGTGGGCCAGCCACGTAAGCATTAGGTCCAGTTTTCAGATCGACCGGGAAACCCTCTGCCCTTAGATTTGGTGGCTTGCCTTGCAGCCTATAATAGAGATGCACCCCGCGCGGGCTTTTGACGTGAACAGGCGACGATCCAAAGCGCGCTTCCATTTTCGCCACTAGCGCAGGATCGTCGATATCACAATCAACCACCACCAAATCCGCAAGGCGAATGCCATACATCGCAATGCCCCGGCGGTGCATTGGACCAAGTATGCGCTTAAAGGTCAGGTTTTCTTGCGCCCATTTTGCAATCAAGGGTGATTTGCCATCTGTTCCGCCGCCCAAAGGCAAAAGCTTGAACCCACATCTTATCAAGCGGGCCATTTCTGCGCGGAATGTCTCGGGCAAATTGGATTTCGGATTTGTATTCATTGCGCGCCCCCCTGCGATTGAGCGTGCCGTGTCACCACAGATTGCAGCACATAACGGCCATGTGTGCCCTTGAATGGCCCATCATGGCTTTCGTGTAGTGTCTCGATCTGCAAGCCCAATTGGCGCAAGGTAAAGACATAATGCGACCAGCGCGGGCCGGGGGTGTCTATGGACGTGCAGCCGCGCGCCCCCGCAGCCATGAGGCATTCAAGCGCCCATCGTTTGCGCCCCCGCAGTTCCACGGGGAAGCTATTTCCCTCGGTCGCTTGGACATGGAAAGTCATTCGGCCAAAAG
The nucleotide sequence above comes from Roseovarius mucosus. Encoded proteins:
- a CDS encoding DUF2059 domain-containing protein, with protein sequence MRAVLFACAALMLAALPLRAGEVDRLMAALHFEETVAIMRAEGLRYGGDVGDEMLSAVERARWDRVVGRVYDADRMLAQVQSRFAQAMDGADTGALLGFFEGQGAEVVALEIAGRRALLDDGTEAAAEARYAELAAADAPIVRHVATLIADSDLIERNVAGALNANLGFYRGLADGGGLDLSEQEMLAEIWAQEPEMREETRDWLQAYLTMAYQPLPQEVLEAYIALYRSAEGQQLNHALFVAFDAMYEELSYQLGLATALTMQGEDL
- a CDS encoding 50S ribosomal protein L21, with the protein product MFAVLKTGGKQYKVSSGDILRVEKLAADAGEKVQFNDILMLGGDAPVIGAPFVVGAAVQAEVVDQIKGDKVINFVKRRRKHGSQRTRGHRQKLTLLRVTEILASGADATGVKAAVGSGSVATVVEAKPAKKSSAKPAAGGDDLKLLSGVGPALEKKLLEAGVTTFAQVAAWTEADVAAMDEKLSFKGRIEREGWIEQAKELAKG
- a CDS encoding bifunctional DNA primase/polymerase is translated as MNTNPKSNLPETFRAEMARLIRCGFKLLPLGGGTDGKSPLIAKWAQENLTFKRILGPMHRRGIAMYGIRLADLVVVDCDIDDPALVAKMEARFGSSPVHVKSPRGVHLYYRLQGKPPNLRAEGFPVDLKTGPNAYVAGPHSVRPDGGLYWPLKGVLGIDALPALKTQTGALVAPVSPSAPILKGVRHEELVKFALKMVAHVASVEELKTDLRRLRDGLCENPESMPDSELSEIASWAWRRRLENRIFHCRMSEFRVHRQALDLLRGITGQEDALALYTRLVDLHGHTPGKAFPLSHRAMKEAGHTSLSRERFMTARRLLQRLGLLQLMSKHRAGAKLQTFALAMPLVDLPEIGKIARSEK
- a CDS encoding winged helix domain-containing protein, whose amino-acid sequence is MTFHVQATEGNSFPVELRGRKRWALECLMAAGARGCTSIDTPGPRWSHYVFTLRQLGLQIETLHESHDGPFKGTHGRYVLQSVVTRHAQSQGGAQ
- a CDS encoding class I SAM-dependent DNA methyltransferase, whose amino-acid sequence is MATDFRSTIPGAIRLAIVPGSLFYGAGVFCGANSLNIEDFIKRWKGSGGSERANFQTFANELCDVLDLPKPAPATDDPATDGYRFERPVTFIHTGSQTRGFIDLYRAGHFVMEAKQGVGVTTPEDDTQLTLLPDQPSATRKGHGTRGTRRWDDTMLRARNQADGYARAVSRHDGWPPFLMVVDVGHVIEIYADFSGQGQGYTQYPDGNRYRITMDDLRDPKTRERLRLIWTDPHTLDPSKIAAQVTREVADRLAALGRSFEGQGHEPEAVARFLMRCLFTMFAEDVDLIPHDSFSDLLKRLRGHPEHAAPALKALWETMNTGGFSQALMTDLKKFNGGLFKNAEALPLSEVQLSLLIDAAQKDWREVEPAIFGTLLERALDKRQRHKLGAHYTPRAYVERLVVPTIIDPLRADWRNVQAAALTLAAQGREDEARDAVRAFHAQLCEIRVLDPACGSGNFLYVALELMKRLEGEVTALLAELGEEQAALSLEGHTVDPHQFLGIELNPWAAAVAELVLWIGYLQWHFRTHGRASPSEPVLRDFRNIENRDAVLTYQGTKARLDDAGAPVTRWDGQTFTTHPVTGEQVPEAGARVAVLDYLKPQPAKWPEADFIVGNPPFIGASRMRDALGDGYAEALWKAYPKMPQSADFVMFWWEKAALAARGWKPGTDKARAKGTRRFGLITTNSLRQTFNRKVLEPHLADPKTPLSLTFAIPDHPWVDAGDGAAVRIAMTVAERGRATGRLLTVIEERKGASEAEGRPVRFDIQKGKIFANLRIGADVAGAVPLKANDGISSPGVKLHGAGFIVTPAEARALGLGTVPGLENHIREYRNGRDLTATPRGVMVIDLFGLSEAEVRSRFPAVYQHVLDKVKPERDQNNREGYKRNWWIHGEPRKDLRPALANLPRFIATVETTKHRLCQFLNGATLPDNMLIAIGLDDAAALAVLSSRLHVTWALKAGGTLEDRPRYNKSLCFDPFPFPDPTEAQKARLRSLGEQLDAHRKAQQKAHPKLTLTGMYNVLEKLRAGERIEGKDREIYDQGLIGILRDLHDQIDAAVVEAYGWPADLSEDDILHRLVDLNRERAAEEARGHIRYLRPEYQNPQGTVAQAKGEQGAMDLGPKDTDAKDPWPKSLPEQIAAVRAVLSDLGEATPEQVARQFKRGRAGTVQPLLESLTALGQARLTEGGRFAM
- a CDS encoding GNAT family N-acetyltransferase, whose amino-acid sequence is MKYETIVNQPVMPAERFDLRPLRVSDAGLIGMNAGDERVARFTRSIPHPLPPGATEALITRAQAEDRSEDIWAIDGTKAGGSEVMGLISLERVDDGQSEIAYWVAPAYWNTGVASAAVEALLTANPHRARTIFASVFQDNAASARVLTNCGFQYLGDAEAFSVARGAKVLTWTYSKKMI
- the rpmA gene encoding 50S ribosomal protein L27, with the translated sequence MAHKKAGGSSRNGRDSDGRRLGVKKYGGEAVISGNILVRQRGNKFWPGLNVGEGKDHTLFAVAEGAVKFHKGLKGRTFVSVLPVAEAAE
- a CDS encoding DUF2059 domain-containing protein; this encodes MSEVRLRSPARGVVLTVLAVVMMALIAGPLRAADRARLEAFLEVTGFGVALDSIALSASGAPAMLGLSASDFGQGWSTLADEVFETARMREMGLSILEEAMDDEMLGHAAEFYASDLGQRLVLVENAAHLHEDDDVKRAEGEALLAAMPPERVEVLRAMNAAVDSAGTGVRAVQEIQVRFLLAASYAGVLESEIDETMLRALLAEDEDELRESLRASALASAAYTYQSLPIEDLRAYVAALEHPIMARVYELMNAVQYEIMANRFEVLAARMRGLTPAQEL